Proteins co-encoded in one Candidatus Bathyarchaeota archaeon genomic window:
- a CDS encoding lipoate--protein ligase family protein, giving the protein MLEKWRLLGLDVYNAYMNMAIDEAITQKRSQGVVPNTIRFYRWKPSAVSIGYFQLVEQEVNLDVCQELGVDVVRRMTGGGAVYHDYNGELTYSVIVDQGNPKIPEDITKSYETICNGIVIALNKIGINAEFKPINDIIVNGKKISGNAQTRRGNAILQHGTILLDADIRTMFKVLRVGIEKISDKAIKTVEERVTTINREMGRRVTFEEVANALKIGFEEALEIELLKNALTEEEMVLATRLQTEKYQSRDWTFSRPRASQPS; this is encoded by the coding sequence ATGTTAGAAAAATGGCGGTTACTCGGCCTCGATGTTTATAACGCCTATATGAATATGGCGATTGATGAAGCGATAACTCAAAAAAGAAGCCAAGGCGTGGTCCCGAATACAATTCGCTTTTATCGTTGGAAGCCCTCAGCTGTCTCAATTGGATATTTCCAACTAGTTGAACAAGAAGTAAACCTAGATGTGTGCCAGGAGTTAGGAGTTGATGTGGTTAGAAGAATGACTGGAGGGGGCGCCGTTTATCACGATTATAACGGCGAACTAACCTACAGTGTCATAGTTGATCAAGGAAATCCGAAGATTCCTGAAGATATAACGAAGTCATATGAAACCATATGTAATGGAATCGTAATAGCACTCAACAAGATAGGGATTAACGCTGAATTTAAACCAATTAATGACATAATCGTAAATGGGAAAAAAATTTCAGGAAATGCCCAAACACGAAGAGGGAATGCTATTCTTCAACATGGCACAATTCTGCTTGACGCGGACATAAGGACAATGTTCAAGGTATTACGTGTGGGGATAGAGAAGATTAGTGATAAAGCAATCAAAACCGTTGAGGAAAGAGTAACCACCATTAATAGAGAAATGGGAAGACGCGTAACGTTTGAGGAAGTTGCAAACGCGTTAAAAATCGGATTTGAAGAAGCATTGGAGATTGAGTTATTAAAAAATGCCTTAACCGAGGAGGAGATGGTGTTAGCAACTAGACTACAAACAGAAAAATATCAAAGCAGAGACTGGACTTTCAGTCGTCCACGAGCCTCTCAACCATCTTGA
- a CDS encoding radical SAM protein — MQVKDVKQTVYTLPEKVRVSYGSAVILGLTTGILNAKPTTAYLLTYTPKKCVANCRFCPQAVNSTAKADLLSRVTWPIFTSHKVISRIKHAAMDALIKRVCIQAINYPEMLKDVLGLVQEIRSCVDIPISVSCQPLAKTEIELLARVGIDRIGIPIDAATKEIFNKVKGFDADGPYTWEGHFEALKAAVDVLKAGRVSTHLIVGLGETEKDLVKVIQQLVNVGVYPGLFAFTPIPGTYLENHPPPPIERYRRIQIARYLIVNGKSRFSKMSFDEHEAIRDFGISETELKRLIKTGEPFITSGCPHCNRPFYNERPTGPIYNYPEKPSPSQIAEIEMQLYGSKWR, encoded by the coding sequence ATGCAGGTTAAAGATGTTAAGCAGACCGTATATACACTGCCGGAAAAAGTACGGGTATCCTATGGCTCCGCGGTAATCCTTGGACTAACCACTGGAATATTAAATGCGAAACCTACGACAGCGTATCTTCTTACATACACTCCGAAGAAATGCGTAGCTAACTGTAGGTTTTGTCCACAGGCAGTAAATAGTACGGCGAAGGCGGATTTGCTTTCAAGAGTAACTTGGCCTATTTTCACTTCTCATAAGGTGATCTCAAGGATAAAACATGCTGCAATGGATGCTTTAATCAAACGCGTTTGCATTCAAGCCATAAATTACCCCGAAATGCTTAAAGACGTCTTAGGTCTCGTGCAGGAAATTCGATCATGTGTAGATATTCCAATCTCAGTCTCTTGTCAACCGCTTGCTAAAACTGAGATTGAGTTGCTGGCACGAGTGGGAATAGATCGCATTGGAATTCCGATTGATGCGGCAACTAAAGAAATATTTAACAAAGTTAAAGGTTTCGATGCTGACGGACCTTATACTTGGGAGGGACATTTTGAAGCGCTAAAAGCTGCTGTAGATGTTTTAAAGGCTGGTCGGGTGAGCACACACCTTATCGTTGGGCTTGGAGAAACAGAAAAAGACCTTGTAAAAGTAATTCAACAACTTGTTAACGTCGGTGTTTATCCAGGACTTTTTGCCTTCACTCCCATTCCAGGAACTTACTTAGAAAATCACCCACCACCGCCAATCGAGCGGTATAGGCGAATACAGATTGCCCGTTATCTTATAGTAAATGGAAAAAGCCGGTTTAGCAAAATGAGTTTCGATGAGCATGAAGCAATCCGCGACTTCGGCATTTCTGAAACAGAATTGAAACGACTTATTAAAACCGGGGAACCCTTCATAACATCGGGATGCCCACACTGCAACCGACCGTTCTATAATGAGAGACCGACGGGACCCATCTATAATTATCCAGAAAAACCTTCCCCAAGCCAAATCGCCGAAATTGAAATGCAACTCTACGGTTCAAAATGGAGGTAG